Proteins encoded in a region of the Ruegeria sp. AD91A genome:
- a CDS encoding aldehyde dehydrogenase, producing the protein MDLLTQDEYKSIAAGLNLPTGAFIDGAFRPSITGETFETVNPATGGKLADIASCGAADVDFAVEKAREAFDDGRWSKMHPSERKDVLIRLCKLMTRNARELAVMESNDSGKTIYDCETVDVPETIHCLKWHAEAIDKIYDQVSPASDDHIAMVVREPIGVVGLVLPWNFPLLMLAWKIGPALAAGCSVVVKPAAETTLTALRLAELAMEAGLPRGVLNIVPGGGADVGEPIGRHMDIDMVSFTGSTVTGKRFLTYSAESNAKEVVLEMGGKNPAIVMDDAENLDRVAAHVVNGAFWNMGENCSASSRLIVHKDVKAELLKRIAHHAKQWNIGDPLDPETRMGALVSEGHYNKVCRYLDQAENVVIGGKADKGFVEATVVEVPGNDTVLAREEIFGPVLSVIEVSGFDEAIRIANDTDYGLCASIFTANAKRAIRGARAIRAGTVTVNSFGEGDITTPFGGYKQSGFGGRDNSIHAHDQYTQLKTIWIDLSDDADEAVD; encoded by the coding sequence ATGGATCTGCTGACACAGGACGAATACAAATCCATCGCCGCAGGCCTGAACCTGCCGACCGGGGCGTTCATCGACGGGGCATTCCGCCCGTCGATCACGGGTGAAACCTTTGAGACAGTGAACCCGGCTACGGGCGGCAAGCTGGCGGATATCGCATCCTGCGGTGCAGCGGATGTCGACTTTGCGGTCGAAAAGGCGCGTGAAGCGTTTGACGATGGGCGCTGGAGCAAAATGCACCCGTCCGAGCGTAAGGATGTGCTGATCCGGCTCTGCAAGTTGATGACCCGCAACGCCCGTGAACTGGCGGTGATGGAAAGTAACGACAGCGGTAAGACCATCTATGACTGCGAAACCGTGGACGTGCCCGAAACCATCCACTGTCTGAAATGGCATGCTGAAGCGATCGACAAGATTTACGATCAGGTCTCACCAGCCAGTGACGACCATATCGCCATGGTCGTGCGTGAACCCATTGGCGTTGTAGGGTTGGTCCTGCCGTGGAACTTCCCACTGCTGATGCTGGCGTGGAAGATCGGACCTGCCTTGGCGGCGGGTTGTTCAGTGGTTGTGAAACCCGCGGCTGAAACCACGCTGACCGCGCTGCGCCTAGCCGAACTGGCAATGGAGGCTGGCCTTCCCCGCGGCGTACTGAACATCGTACCGGGCGGAGGGGCCGATGTGGGCGAACCCATCGGGCGGCACATGGATATCGACATGGTTTCCTTCACCGGCTCGACGGTGACGGGCAAGCGGTTCCTGACCTATTCGGCGGAAAGCAACGCCAAGGAGGTGGTGCTTGAGATGGGCGGCAAGAACCCCGCCATCGTCATGGACGACGCCGAAAACCTCGACCGGGTGGCGGCGCATGTGGTGAATGGTGCGTTCTGGAACATGGGCGAGAACTGCTCGGCCTCGTCGCGCCTGATCGTGCATAAAGACGTGAAAGCCGAACTGCTGAAACGCATCGCGCATCACGCCAAACAGTGGAACATCGGTGACCCGCTGGACCCTGAAACCCGCATGGGCGCGCTGGTCAGCGAAGGGCATTACAACAAGGTCTGCAGATACCTCGATCAGGCTGAAAACGTGGTGATCGGCGGCAAGGCGGACAAGGGGTTTGTCGAGGCTACCGTCGTCGAAGTGCCGGGCAATGACACCGTGCTGGCCCGAGAGGAGATCTTTGGCCCGGTCCTGTCCGTAATTGAAGTCTCGGGCTTTGACGAAGCGATCAGGATTGCCAATGACACTGACTACGGCTTGTGTGCCTCGATCTTCACCGCCAACGCCAAGCGGGCCATTCGCGGTGCGCGAGCCATTCGGGCAGGGACTGTTACGGTAAACAGTTTCGGCGAAGGCGACATCACCACGCCGTTTGGCGGCTACAAGCAATCGGGCTTTGGCGGTCGCGACAATTCGATCCATGCGCATGATCAGTACACCCAGCTGAAAACCATCTGGATTGATCTTTCCGACGACGCCGACGAGGCCGTGGATTGA
- a CDS encoding FAD-binding oxidoreductase — protein sequence MTRFEAKRLPRQTGPAGWNAILPPQEPLPELEQNLTADVTIVGGGFAGLTTARRLQQLDPSSKIALLEAGRFADGSAGRNSGFMIDLPHDLASDNYAGDGLEADRAAIALNRKAIAFATEVAADCDLPQEMFDPCGKHNAAATKAGDAHNRAFAGHLTKLGEPHTLYDQKQMQEITGSPHYVSGLFAPGTVMIQPAAYVRALSNRLAGQIDVFENSPVTSFEKQGTGWIVSTDKARVSTGRIILANNGHLESFGFYQRQLMHICLYASITAPLTEAQIKTLGGQPRWSVTPADPMGTSVRRISGSYGDRILIRTGSSFHPTIETSRMRLRNAGWVHDRKFRERFPHLSDVQMKHRWAGMLCLSRNGSAAFGELEEGVFSACCQNGLGIARGTLQGMGLAELLMQGGSEIADHFLTQPDLPRLPPEPFASLGANSYLIWKEWRSGKE from the coding sequence TTGACGCGCTTTGAGGCCAAAAGACTGCCCCGGCAGACGGGCCCGGCGGGATGGAATGCCATCCTGCCGCCCCAGGAGCCCCTGCCAGAGCTCGAACAGAACCTGACCGCCGACGTCACCATTGTCGGTGGTGGGTTTGCCGGGCTGACGACGGCGCGGCGGTTGCAACAGCTGGACCCCTCGTCGAAGATCGCCCTGTTGGAAGCGGGTAGATTTGCGGATGGTTCGGCGGGGCGGAACTCGGGGTTCATGATCGACCTGCCGCATGATCTGGCCTCGGACAACTACGCAGGCGATGGGTTGGAAGCGGACCGCGCCGCCATTGCACTGAACCGTAAGGCCATCGCATTCGCAACCGAGGTTGCCGCCGATTGCGACCTGCCGCAAGAGATGTTCGACCCTTGCGGCAAACACAATGCAGCCGCCACAAAGGCAGGAGACGCCCATAACCGCGCCTTTGCCGGGCATCTGACCAAACTGGGTGAGCCGCATACGCTGTATGACCAAAAGCAGATGCAAGAGATCACGGGCAGCCCGCATTATGTTTCGGGGCTTTTTGCTCCGGGGACGGTCATGATCCAGCCGGCAGCTTATGTGCGGGCGCTTTCGAACCGCCTGGCCGGCCAGATAGACGTGTTTGAAAACTCTCCTGTCACCAGCTTTGAAAAGCAGGGCACAGGCTGGATCGTCAGCACCGACAAGGCCAGGGTCAGCACCGGGCGGATCATCCTGGCCAACAATGGCCATCTGGAAAGCTTCGGGTTCTACCAGAGGCAGTTGATGCATATCTGCCTCTACGCCTCGATCACGGCCCCGCTGACCGAGGCGCAGATCAAGACACTGGGCGGACAACCGCGCTGGTCGGTGACCCCGGCGGATCCGATGGGCACCTCGGTCCGGCGCATTTCGGGCAGCTACGGGGATCGCATTCTGATCCGTACCGGATCCAGTTTTCACCCGACGATCGAAACCAGCCGGATGCGGTTGCGCAATGCCGGCTGGGTGCATGACCGCAAGTTCCGGGAACGCTTTCCACATCTGTCGGACGTGCAGATGAAACATCGCTGGGCCGGGATGCTGTGCCTCAGCCGCAACGGATCCGCGGCGTTTGGCGAATTGGAGGAGGGCGTGTTCTCGGCCTGCTGTCAGAATGGCCTGGGCATCGCCCGGGGCACTTTGCAAGGCATGGGCCTCGCGGAACTGCTGATGCAGGGCGGATCAGAGATCGCGGATCACTTTCTGACGCAGCCGGACCTTCCGCGATTGCCGCCCGAGCCCTTCGCCTCGCTTGGGGCGAACAGCTATTTGATCTGGAAAGAGTGGCGATCTGGTAAAGAGTGA
- a CDS encoding SDR family NAD(P)-dependent oxidoreductase, with product MGFGHWCNRWHRGVNRSTPAQCGGTGGRSGIGRAIAQRLQDEGAHDFTAQRGQDTEFYGVVADFTLTDSHAQVVSKVTDQAGRLDVLVNNAGMMQEASVEGMSLEDWHRTLTVNLTTPLLMIKAALPYLRDTKGTIVNIGSIEGLGSNPGHTAYCTSKAGLHGLTRAVAVDHGAGGIRCNAVAPGWIDTELNEDFIESMSDPSAFRRDIAKIHPVARTGRPEEVAALVAFLASGDAGFITGQVFTIDGGRMAKLSLP from the coding sequence ATCGGCTTTGGTCACTGGTGCAACCGGTGGCATCGGGGCGTCAATCGTTCAACGCCCGCACAATGCGGGGGCACGGGTGGGCGCAGCGGCATTGGCCGGGCCATCGCCCAACGTTTGCAGGACGAAGGGGCGCATGACTTCACTGCCCAACGTGGCCAAGACACGGAATTCTACGGCGTCGTTGCGGATTTCACCCTTACCGACAGCCACGCGCAGGTGGTCAGCAAAGTGACTGACCAGGCCGGGCGTCTTGACGTGCTGGTCAACAACGCCGGCATGATGCAGGAAGCCTCGGTCGAGGGGATGAGTCTTGAGGACTGGCACCGCACTCTGACGGTGAACCTGACCACCCCGCTCCTGATGATCAAAGCTGCGCTGCCGTATCTGCGCGACACCAAGGGCACGATCGTCAACATCGGATCCATCGAAGGCTTGGGCAGCAATCCCGGTCACACCGCCTATTGCACTTCAAAGGCAGGGTTGCACGGCCTGACCCGCGCCGTTGCCGTGGATCACGGGGCCGGGGGTATCCGCTGTAACGCCGTTGCGCCGGGATGGATCGATACCGAGTTGAACGAGGATTTCATCGAATCCATGTCCGACCCGTCCGCGTTCCGTCGCGACATCGCCAAGATCCACCCGGTGGCCCGAACAGGGCGGCCTGAAGAAGTTGCCGCGCTCGTCGCGTTTCTGGCGTCTGGGGATGCGGGTTTCATCACCGGGCAGGTCTTTACGATAGATGGTGGACGCATGGCCAAGCTGAGCTTGCCTTGA